Proteins from one Catalinimonas alkaloidigena genomic window:
- a CDS encoding FMN-binding protein: MSKTNIFLLFVLFNLASLQILAQYQININQIGLELGEMVDPNSNYQTDLDSLFSFKALEWEKVKFIEKNEALRIYHENIDKEEQEVLPIFEIKNSSKIILPIYGDGHWNKIWAKVVIDKNTMKVLDIKFEHRNEAPIFGAEITSQTFKSNFIETNVNFTQSFSLYQNDKLVLDGEQRVDGISGATITSKGVVNMLNEGLSRYETYLH; the protein is encoded by the coding sequence ATGAGTAAAACCAATATATTTTTATTATTTGTTCTCTTCAATCTGGCAAGTCTTCAAATACTTGCTCAATACCAAATCAATATTAATCAAATAGGCCTGGAATTGGGGGAAATGGTTGATCCCAATTCTAATTATCAAACAGACCTAGACTCATTATTTTCTTTCAAGGCATTAGAATGGGAAAAGGTCAAGTTTATTGAGAAAAATGAGGCATTAAGAATATATCATGAAAATATTGATAAAGAAGAGCAAGAGGTGCTTCCAATCTTTGAAATTAAGAATTCTTCGAAAATCATATTGCCTATTTATGGAGATGGACACTGGAATAAAATATGGGCTAAAGTGGTGATTGATAAAAACACCATGAAAGTACTGGATATTAAGTTTGAACATCGAAATGAAGCCCCGATTTTTGGAGCAGAAATAACTAGTCAGACATTCAAATCCAACTTCATTGAAACGAATGTAAATTTTACACAAAGCTTCTCTTTATACCAAAACGATAAATTAGTTCTAGATGGAGAACAAAGAGTTGATGGTATTTCTGGCGCTACGATTACCAGTAAAGGAGTTGTGAATATGCTAAACGAAGGACTCTCTAGGTATGAAACATACTTGCACTAA
- a CDS encoding IPT/TIG domain-containing protein, with the protein MVWYPPQLHGISKDTSRVGEVITLSGENFAQEPSRNVVRFGTVAGKVLTATTDQVAVQVPENVQSGVVSIETPGGVTDSPRPLVIIPHPVLLSFTPPQGSVGTTVTLKGQAFGTYEVANTVWFGPWEQQVEAQVTKATDSTLEVRVPKGAQTGTLTITGVGGRSTSSSVFTVDVLPPLKPLHCIPTRTGVPSR; encoded by the coding sequence GTGGTATGGTATCCGCCACAGCTTCACGGGATAAGTAAAGACACAAGCCGAGTAGGAGAGGTAATCACGTTGTCAGGGGAAAACTTTGCGCAGGAGCCTTCCCGTAATGTAGTAAGGTTCGGAACCGTAGCCGGAAAAGTGTTGACCGCTACGACTGACCAAGTAGCCGTTCAAGTACCCGAGAATGTGCAGAGTGGCGTGGTCAGTATCGAAACGCCGGGGGGAGTAACCGATAGCCCTCGCCCTTTGGTCATTATTCCACATCCAGTGCTGTTGTCCTTTACTCCTCCGCAGGGAAGTGTGGGAACAACCGTAACCCTAAAAGGACAAGCTTTCGGTACCTACGAGGTAGCCAATACGGTCTGGTTCGGACCCTGGGAACAGCAGGTGGAAGCCCAGGTGACAAAGGCAACGGATAGTACCCTGGAAGTGCGGGTGCCTAAAGGAGCGCAAACGGGCACCTTAACCATCACAGGGGTGGGTGGACGCAGTACCTCTTCCTCGGTATTTACCGTAGATGTACTCCCCCCGCTAAAGCCCTTGCATTGTATCCCAACCCGAACCGGGGTGCCTTCACGGTAG
- a CDS encoding gliding motility-associated C-terminal domain-containing protein, producing MLSHLGWGQSSVQHLYFNSTQQIVELDFATEPPTVRPLDQGSGGSVGEGIAQLEDSLGNVILWVNARGVYDRNGERMPGSEGIFADPSATEIAICPDPGSLSRYYLIYNQLSDDDQAQAPLFFSVVDLTKRNRAGDVILLNQSLDTRSHAEGLEVVPIPCSNDYWLLAYRRDEGFVRFRVTEQGIEASILIAPFDADASGGRGELDYYQGHLGYAVTYRQRLWVGDFDPASGEVANARTVPFPSYVSGTKLQDTGLYGLEFSPDGTKVYCTDFNNRDLFGNVVNPNLFRYDLISGKIDSWTIPPATENCSGTPQGLGQLELAPDGNLYVCQAGGCGITVIEQPDAAEPTFTTIPVTAPLSLGVSDQIQAPVLRPFQVSEDQTLCAGDSVFLWATGGLTYQWSPTEGLHDPTSARPMASPKETTVYTVRVDRGGGCVDSAQVALEVSPRPTLEIADQVICAGDTFVLSFPPEENTSYILVHHGTETAISLPYTLPEAGPYELIARHAQGCETAQAFRVTELPSPKMDLPEAMQFCGPPPYIVPMEAEVGVTYRWSTGATTPHLEVDTSGTYWVEATQGSCTVRDSIRMTVAQPPRAVNIITPNGDGRNERLDFGPLTPQSRLTIYNRWGKLVYTSDDYQNEWRALGEQGKPLPAGLYYYHIDIPSDCGESFKGWVQVLR from the coding sequence TTGCTGTCGCATCTCGGGTGGGGGCAGTCCTCCGTTCAACACCTATATTTCAACAGCACACAACAAATCGTCGAACTGGATTTTGCGACGGAGCCGCCTACCGTGCGACCGTTGGACCAGGGCTCGGGCGGTTCTGTAGGCGAAGGCATTGCGCAACTGGAAGACAGTTTGGGCAACGTCATCCTTTGGGTCAACGCCCGTGGGGTATATGACCGGAATGGCGAACGCATGCCGGGCTCGGAAGGCATCTTCGCCGATCCCTCAGCCACTGAAATTGCCATCTGTCCGGACCCCGGATCGCTGTCCCGCTATTACCTTATTTACAATCAACTGAGCGACGACGACCAGGCGCAGGCGCCGCTTTTTTTCTCCGTCGTGGATCTGACAAAGCGCAACAGAGCGGGGGACGTCATTCTTCTCAATCAATCGCTGGATACCCGCTCCCATGCCGAAGGTCTAGAGGTGGTTCCCATCCCCTGCAGCAACGACTATTGGCTATTGGCGTATCGACGCGACGAGGGATTCGTGCGCTTCCGGGTGACGGAACAAGGTATTGAAGCGTCTATCCTCATCGCTCCGTTCGATGCGGACGCGTCGGGCGGGCGGGGAGAACTGGACTACTACCAGGGACACCTCGGTTACGCAGTCACTTACCGTCAGCGGCTCTGGGTAGGTGATTTTGATCCTGCCTCGGGAGAGGTGGCCAACGCCCGGACCGTGCCCTTCCCCAGCTACGTCAGCGGCACCAAATTACAGGATACCGGGCTCTACGGACTGGAGTTCTCTCCCGACGGCACCAAAGTCTACTGTACCGACTTCAATAACCGTGACCTGTTCGGCAACGTGGTCAATCCCAATCTATTTCGCTACGACCTGATCAGCGGAAAAATCGATTCCTGGACAATTCCGCCGGCGACGGAGAACTGTAGCGGTACGCCACAGGGGCTGGGTCAGCTGGAACTGGCCCCGGACGGCAACCTCTACGTATGCCAGGCGGGTGGGTGTGGCATCACGGTCATTGAACAGCCCGATGCCGCGGAGCCGACCTTCACCACGATCCCGGTCACCGCGCCGTTATCTCTGGGCGTATCGGACCAGATTCAGGCGCCCGTGTTGCGACCGTTCCAGGTAAGCGAGGACCAAACGCTATGTGCTGGTGATTCGGTATTCCTGTGGGCCACGGGGGGGCTGACATACCAATGGAGCCCGACGGAAGGGTTGCACGATCCGACGAGCGCCCGGCCAATGGCGAGTCCGAAGGAAACGACTGTCTATACGGTGCGTGTGGATCGGGGAGGAGGGTGTGTCGACTCTGCGCAGGTAGCGCTCGAAGTGAGCCCTCGTCCCACCCTGGAAATAGCGGATCAGGTAATCTGTGCCGGAGACACGTTCGTACTGTCATTTCCCCCGGAAGAGAACACCTCGTACATCCTTGTCCATCATGGCACGGAAACGGCTATCTCGCTTCCCTACACTTTGCCGGAAGCGGGGCCATACGAACTGATTGCTCGTCACGCGCAAGGGTGTGAGACCGCGCAGGCGTTCAGGGTTACCGAACTACCTTCTCCAAAGATGGACTTGCCGGAAGCCATGCAATTCTGTGGCCCTCCGCCTTATATCGTGCCAATGGAAGCAGAAGTCGGAGTTACCTATCGCTGGTCGACGGGGGCGACGACGCCTCATCTCGAAGTGGACACCTCCGGTACCTATTGGGTCGAAGCTACCCAAGGCTCGTGCACCGTACGAGACTCAATCCGGATGACGGTTGCGCAACCCCCTCGGGCGGTCAACATCATCACCCCGAACGGCGACGGACGAAACGAGCGGCTCGACTTTGGGCCACTAACGCCGCAAAGTCGCCTGACCATCTACAACCGCTGGGGAAAGCTGGTTTACACATCCGACGATTACCAAAACGAGTGGCGTGCACTAGGCGAGCAAGGCAAGCCTCTCCCCGCGGGCCTCTACTATTATCATATAGACATCCCCTCCGACTGCGGCGAAAGCTTCAAAGGGTGGGTGCAGGTATTGAGATAA
- a CDS encoding IPT/TIG domain-containing protein, translating into MRTNSTLNRIYDIPGEIVDSIRLEADDVVISPQITSFAPQAGRPGSLVLIHGMHFSTLPGENTVRFQGETAEVLSVSDTLLQVRVPSTARTGRLEVETRHGAGGSDRPFEVYLPPQLQSVTP; encoded by the coding sequence GTGCGCACGAACAGCACCCTTAACCGCATCTATGACATACCAGGAGAGATCGTAGATTCCATCCGCCTGGAGGCTGACGATGTCGTCATTAGTCCTCAGATTACCTCGTTTGCGCCGCAGGCCGGACGGCCGGGCAGTCTGGTGCTGATCCACGGCATGCATTTTTCTACGCTGCCGGGTGAGAATACCGTACGCTTCCAAGGGGAAACCGCCGAGGTGCTGAGCGTCTCCGATACCTTACTACAGGTCCGGGTGCCCTCCACTGCGCGTACCGGACGCCTGGAAGTGGAAACCAGGCACGGGGCGGGGGGGAGTGATCGTCCGTTCGAGGTGTATTTGCCGCCACAACTCCAGTCCGTTACTCCCTAG